A section of the Flavobacterium sp. CG_23.5 genome encodes:
- a CDS encoding tetratricopeptide repeat protein: MKHFFLYINLFFSLFAFAQNEQLAQYYYDKGDFEKAKISYEELLQNVPQNTQYFLRTVDCYQQLQQFDVAERAIQSRFDKYKQGNLLVELGYNFQLQKNEAKAKNYYDQALERIKGNPNEVYGIASSFERKVLLEYALKSYQSASQLDPNFNFNYQVALLYGQLGNTEMMIATFLNEASANPQNSIMIQNQLARFMVDEGDANFNETLRKALIIRAQKNQDIFWNRYLSWYYVQQKEFEKAFIQEKAIYKRDPESLSNIVNLGQLAIEEDNQEAAKEILGFVLENTKELELLVQANSYLMKMKIEKAKEKDFATINTELVGLLKQYEISPFTLSLQLIQAHFVAFNLKKPEDGKAIVKKALELQLDDYQVAEAKMELADILLYEEKFNQALIYYSQIELDLKNDVVAHEASLKSAKTSYFKTDFAWALKQFKELKSANTQLIANDALEYFLLINDNTVADSTQTALKQFAKGDYLLYQNRNQEAVTQFQLILKNYKGQEIEAVTLLRLGKVYEKLGDFNLALSQYQNIIDHHSDGIYIDEALFFSAEIYNKQLKLPEKAKPLYEKIIFSHQDSIYFVDARKTFRQLRGDTNL; the protein is encoded by the coding sequence ATGAAGCACTTTTTTCTCTATATCAATTTGTTTTTCTCGCTATTTGCTTTCGCCCAAAACGAGCAATTGGCGCAATATTATTATGACAAAGGTGATTTTGAAAAAGCTAAAATTAGCTATGAGGAATTACTGCAAAATGTTCCTCAAAACACCCAATATTTTCTCAGAACGGTCGACTGTTATCAGCAGTTACAACAATTTGATGTTGCCGAGAGAGCAATTCAGTCGAGATTTGATAAATACAAGCAAGGAAATCTTCTGGTGGAATTAGGCTATAATTTTCAATTGCAAAAAAATGAGGCCAAAGCCAAAAATTACTACGATCAGGCACTGGAACGCATCAAGGGAAATCCAAACGAGGTTTATGGTATTGCGAGCTCTTTTGAGAGAAAAGTGTTGCTGGAATATGCTTTGAAATCCTATCAAAGCGCTTCTCAATTAGACCCAAATTTTAATTTTAATTATCAAGTAGCACTGCTCTACGGACAATTGGGTAATACTGAAATGATGATTGCGACATTTTTGAATGAAGCGTCTGCAAATCCTCAGAATTCGATAATGATCCAGAATCAATTGGCTCGTTTTATGGTTGATGAGGGAGACGCCAACTTTAATGAAACCTTGCGAAAGGCACTAATTATAAGGGCTCAAAAAAACCAAGATATTTTTTGGAATCGTTATTTGAGTTGGTATTATGTGCAGCAAAAAGAATTTGAAAAAGCCTTTATTCAAGAAAAAGCCATTTATAAACGCGATCCGGAATCACTTTCTAACATCGTGAATTTGGGACAGCTTGCCATTGAGGAAGACAATCAAGAAGCCGCTAAGGAAATACTGGGTTTTGTTCTGGAAAACACCAAAGAATTGGAACTTCTGGTGCAAGCAAATTCCTATTTGATGAAGATGAAAATAGAGAAAGCTAAGGAAAAAGATTTTGCCACCATCAATACAGAATTAGTCGGTTTGTTGAAACAATATGAAATAAGTCCTTTTACCTTATCTTTGCAGCTAATTCAAGCCCATTTTGTTGCTTTTAATTTAAAAAAACCGGAAGATGGGAAGGCAATAGTTAAAAAAGCCCTCGAATTGCAATTGGACGATTATCAAGTGGCTGAAGCCAAAATGGAATTGGCGGATATTTTGCTTTACGAAGAAAAATTTAATCAAGCGTTGATTTATTATTCGCAGATAGAATTGGATTTAAAAAATGATGTGGTGGCTCATGAAGCAAGTTTGAAATCGGCTAAAACGAGTTATTTCAAAACTGATTTTGCCTGGGCATTGAAACAATTCAAGGAATTAAAATCGGCGAATACACAGTTGATTGCCAATGATGCTTTGGAATATTTTCTTCTAATAAATGACAATACGGTTGCCGATTCAACACAAACGGCATTGAAACAATTTGCAAAAGGCGATTATCTTTTATATCAAAATAGAAATCAGGAAGCGGTGACTCAATTCCAGTTGATATTGAAGAATTATAAGGGACAGGAAATTGAGGCGGTAACCTTGTTGCGTTTAGGAAAGGTTTATGAAAAACTGGGAGATTTTAATTTGGCTTTAAGCCAATACCAAAATATTATAGACCATCACAGCGACGGAATTTATATTGATGAAGCATTGTTTTTTTCGGCAGAAATTTATAACAAGCAATTGAAGTTACCTGAAAAGGCAAAACCATTATACGAAAAGATAATTTTCAGTCATCAGGACAGTATTTATTTTGTTGATGCCAGAAAGACATTCAGGCAATTACGAGGCGATACGAATTTATAA
- the nhaA gene encoding Na+/H+ antiporter NhaA: protein MKLSKPFKAFFNSEKAGGLLLLFATILSLYLANSPMQTQYIAFWETQVSHHSITHWINDGLMTIFFLLIGLELEREIYNGELSSIKNAALPIFGAVGGMIVPAGIFLLLNFGTNTQNGAGIPMATDIAFAIGILSLLGNRVPKSLKIFLTALAVIDDLGAIIVIAIFYTSTIAFVNLFIALGILGGLFILNRMKVHSLFPYLIGGVLMWYFMLNSGVHATITGVLLAFVIPFGDGGKKTSSYKIQHFLHNPVAFFILPVFAMANTCIAISSDWQDGLNHPNTIGIILGLVIGKPLGIWLFSFLAVSVRICALPDELKWKNILGAGMLGGIGFTMSIFITLLAFKNDGEEVIIYSKIAILIASVIAGLVGFIWLKFTFRRSKKVKKEIA from the coding sequence ATGAAATTATCGAAACCTTTTAAGGCCTTTTTCAATAGTGAGAAAGCAGGAGGACTCCTTTTGCTCTTTGCGACCATTCTCTCTTTATATCTCGCCAATTCCCCAATGCAAACACAATATATTGCCTTTTGGGAAACCCAAGTTAGCCACCACTCGATTACCCATTGGATTAATGACGGGCTAATGACGATCTTTTTTCTATTAATAGGTTTAGAATTAGAGCGCGAAATTTACAATGGGGAGTTATCCAGTATTAAAAATGCGGCCTTACCCATTTTTGGTGCCGTAGGCGGAATGATTGTTCCAGCTGGAATCTTTTTATTATTAAATTTTGGGACGAATACACAAAATGGAGCAGGAATTCCCATGGCAACAGATATTGCATTTGCTATTGGGATTTTATCTCTCTTAGGAAATAGGGTTCCTAAATCTTTAAAAATATTTTTGACTGCGCTAGCAGTAATTGATGACTTGGGTGCCATCATTGTCATTGCTATATTTTACACCTCAACTATAGCATTTGTGAATTTATTCATTGCTTTAGGTATTCTTGGTGGTTTATTTATTTTGAATCGAATGAAAGTCCATAGCTTATTTCCTTACCTGATTGGCGGAGTTCTGATGTGGTATTTCATGCTTAATTCTGGCGTTCATGCTACTATAACTGGCGTACTATTGGCTTTTGTTATTCCGTTTGGTGACGGAGGTAAAAAAACATCGTCCTATAAAATTCAACATTTTTTACACAATCCCGTTGCATTCTTTATTCTGCCTGTCTTTGCGATGGCCAATACTTGTATCGCTATCAGTTCAGACTGGCAAGACGGACTGAATCATCCCAATACCATCGGTATTATACTAGGATTAGTTATAGGGAAACCATTAGGGATTTGGCTTTTTTCATTCTTAGCTGTTAGTGTAAGAATTTGTGCATTACCTGATGAATTGAAATGGAAAAACATTCTAGGCGCAGGAATGCTAGGTGGAATTGGTTTTACCATGTCAATTTTCATAACCTTACTTGCTTTCAAAAATGATGGAGAAGAAGTAATTATCTATTCAAAAATTGCCATTCTTATTGCTTCTGTAATTGCTGGACTAGTTGGTTTCATTTGGCTAAAATTCACTTTTAGACGATCAAAAAAAGTAAAGAAAGAGATTGCGTAA
- a CDS encoding 2-hydroxyacid dehydrogenase, whose product MDIKILHIDSNHPILMEQLQQAGFTNHEDFSSSKEEIEAKIQDYQGIVIRSRFNIDKTFLDKATNLKFIARVGAGLESIDCDYALSKNVELIAAPEGNRNAVAEHTLGMILSLFNKLNQADQEIRSGHWNRESNRGHELDGKIVGIIGYGNMGKWFAKKLRGFDVEVLFYDILENVGDNNAKQVSLEELQLKAEVLSLHIPWTPQTDKMVNEEFINAFAKSFWIINTSRGKNIVTADLVAAMQSGKILGAGLDVLEYEKLSFETLFHDGNTPEAFQYLLHAKNVILTPHIAGWTFESHERLAQVIVDKIKSVYFGQAKI is encoded by the coding sequence ATGGATATCAAAATACTTCATATCGATAGCAATCATCCTATTCTTATGGAACAATTGCAACAAGCGGGGTTTACAAACCACGAAGATTTTTCATCCTCAAAAGAAGAAATCGAAGCTAAAATTCAGGATTATCAGGGAATTGTCATTCGGAGCCGATTTAATATTGATAAAACATTTCTAGATAAAGCGACAAATTTGAAATTCATAGCACGTGTTGGAGCAGGACTGGAAAGTATTGATTGTGACTATGCATTGTCAAAAAACGTTGAACTTATTGCCGCACCCGAAGGCAATAGAAATGCAGTTGCTGAACATACTTTGGGTATGATTTTGTCGCTTTTTAATAAATTGAACCAAGCAGATCAGGAGATACGATCCGGCCACTGGAATAGAGAAAGTAATCGGGGTCATGAGCTGGACGGTAAAATCGTTGGGATTATTGGCTACGGAAATATGGGAAAATGGTTTGCCAAAAAACTTCGCGGTTTTGATGTTGAGGTATTATTTTATGATATTTTGGAAAATGTGGGCGATAACAATGCCAAGCAGGTTTCTTTAGAAGAATTGCAATTAAAAGCGGAAGTGCTGAGTTTACATATTCCTTGGACACCACAAACTGATAAAATGGTAAATGAGGAATTTATCAACGCTTTTGCAAAATCATTTTGGATTATAAATACGTCTCGAGGCAAAAACATTGTGACGGCTGATTTAGTTGCGGCAATGCAATCCGGGAAAATTCTTGGCGCTGGTTTGGATGTATTGGAATACGAGAAATTATCTTTTGAAACGCTGTTCCATGATGGGAATACTCCGGAAGCATTTCAATATTTGTTGCATGCCAAGAATGTGATTCTGACGCCACATATTGCCGGTTGGACATTCGAAAGCCATGAAAGATTGGCACAGGTAATTGTCGACAAAATTAAATCTGTTTATTTTGGTCAAGCCAAAATATAA
- the mgtE gene encoding magnesium transporter, whose translation MEFKISKELIHELEQLIVSKNDKQLEVLLNDMHHADIAEILDELDFDEATYIFKVLDSDKTAEILLELEDDLRENILSRLSPKEIAEELDELETNDAADIIAELSKDLKAEVISELLDVEHAKDIVDLLRYKEDTAGGIMHKEMVKVNENWNVLTCVKEMRIQAENISRVHSIYVIDDENRLKGRLSLKDLLTTSTKTPINDIYIRKLNSVNVDTEDIEVARIMQKYDLEAIPVVDELGRLVGRITIDDIIDVIKDEADKDYQLAAGITQDVETNDSIYEHTKARLPWLLMGMLIELIASYVIKGNEATSQKFYTLIIFMPLLSATAGNIGVQASAIIVQGLANGTLKEFSRSYFSKEIAVAMISGTIIAMMVLGYHTFMYGQFQVGMAISISIVVVILFAAILGTLVPLFLHKNNIDPAIATGPFITTTNDVFGIMIYFGIANLILGI comes from the coding sequence ATGGAGTTTAAAATCAGCAAAGAACTAATCCATGAATTGGAGCAACTTATTGTAAGTAAAAACGACAAGCAATTGGAGGTTTTACTGAATGATATGCACCACGCTGATATTGCCGAAATTCTGGACGAGCTTGATTTTGACGAAGCAACTTATATTTTTAAAGTATTAGACAGTGATAAAACCGCCGAAATTCTTCTTGAATTAGAAGATGATTTGCGTGAAAATATCCTAAGCAGGCTTTCGCCAAAGGAAATCGCTGAAGAGCTGGATGAATTAGAGACGAATGATGCGGCAGATATTATCGCAGAGCTTTCGAAAGATTTGAAAGCCGAGGTAATATCAGAACTTCTAGATGTTGAGCATGCCAAGGATATTGTTGATTTGCTTCGTTATAAAGAAGACACCGCTGGTGGAATCATGCACAAGGAAATGGTTAAGGTCAATGAAAATTGGAATGTCCTTACTTGTGTAAAAGAAATGCGTATTCAAGCAGAAAATATTTCCAGAGTACATTCTATATATGTGATAGATGATGAAAATAGGTTAAAAGGACGTTTGTCGCTCAAGGATTTATTGACGACGTCAACAAAAACGCCTATTAATGATATTTATATTCGAAAACTAAACTCAGTAAATGTAGATACTGAAGATATAGAGGTTGCCCGAATCATGCAGAAATACGATTTAGAGGCGATTCCTGTGGTTGATGAATTGGGGCGACTTGTTGGTCGAATTACGATTGATGATATTATAGATGTAATCAAGGACGAAGCCGATAAAGATTACCAATTGGCCGCGGGTATTACCCAGGATGTTGAAACGAATGACAGTATTTATGAGCATACTAAAGCGCGTTTGCCTTGGTTGTTGATGGGTATGTTAATTGAGCTGATAGCATCTTATGTTATAAAAGGTAATGAAGCTACTTCTCAAAAATTTTACACACTTATTATTTTTATGCCTTTGCTATCGGCAACGGCTGGAAATATTGGGGTTCAAGCATCGGCAATTATTGTTCAAGGGTTGGCTAATGGTACATTGAAAGAATTTAGTCGTAGTTATTTTAGTAAGGAAATAGCCGTTGCCATGATTTCCGGAACTATAATCGCTATGATGGTTTTGGGCTATCATACGTTTATGTACGGGCAGTTTCAAGTAGGAATGGCAATATCAATATCGATAGTGGTAGTCATTTTATTTGCAGCAATTTTAGGAACCTTGGTGCCTCTTTTTCTGCATAAAAATAACATTGATCCCGCTATTGCCACAGGGCCATTTATCACAACAACAAATGATGTATTTGGAATTATGATTTATTTTGGAATTGCAAATCTGATTTTAGGAATTTAA
- the serS gene encoding serine--tRNA ligase produces MLQIAFIRENQEKVITALAKRNIDATSVVEEVVQLDEKRRATQVELDGILSESNKLSKDIGELMKAGEKSKAAILKEKTVLLKEKSKKLAETADVLAAELLEKLYTLPNLPADIVPVGKTPEENLNVFEEGEIPVLHEGAQPHWELVKKYDIIDFELGVKITGAGFPVYKGKGARLQRALINYFLDKNTAAGYNEVQVPHMVNEASAYGTGQLPDKEGQMYHDKTDDLYLIPTAEVPVTNLFRDVILNENELPVLTTAYTPCFRREAGSYGAHVRGLNRLHQFDKVEIVRVEHPDKSYEALDGMVEHVKSILQELKLPYRILRLCGGDMGFTSALTYDFEVFSTAQDRWLEISSVSNFETFQANRLKLRFKDKDGKNQLAHTLNGSALALPRVLAGILENYQTPEGIVIPEVLRPYCGFDIID; encoded by the coding sequence ATGTTACAAATCGCATTTATTAGAGAGAATCAAGAAAAAGTAATCACCGCTTTAGCAAAGAGAAACATCGATGCTACAAGTGTTGTTGAAGAAGTGGTACAACTGGATGAAAAACGTCGCGCTACGCAAGTGGAGTTAGACGGAATTTTATCCGAATCTAATAAATTATCCAAAGATATTGGCGAATTGATGAAAGCAGGAGAGAAATCGAAAGCCGCAATTCTAAAAGAAAAAACAGTTTTACTAAAAGAGAAAAGCAAGAAATTAGCCGAAACTGCTGATGTGCTTGCCGCAGAACTTTTAGAAAAATTATATACATTACCCAATCTTCCTGCTGATATTGTTCCTGTTGGAAAAACACCAGAGGAAAACCTGAATGTTTTTGAAGAAGGTGAAATTCCAGTTTTGCATGAAGGCGCGCAACCGCATTGGGAATTGGTAAAAAAGTACGACATCATCGATTTTGAATTGGGTGTAAAAATCACTGGTGCAGGATTTCCGGTTTACAAAGGGAAAGGGGCGAGATTACAACGCGCCTTGATCAATTATTTCTTGGATAAAAACACGGCAGCCGGTTACAATGAAGTTCAGGTTCCGCACATGGTAAACGAAGCCTCTGCTTATGGAACGGGACAATTGCCGGACAAAGAAGGGCAAATGTACCATGATAAAACCGATGATTTATACTTAATCCCAACGGCTGAGGTTCCAGTAACCAACTTATTTCGTGATGTCATTTTAAACGAAAATGAATTGCCGGTTTTAACTACGGCTTACACACCATGTTTCCGTCGTGAAGCGGGTTCGTACGGTGCGCATGTACGTGGATTAAACCGTTTGCATCAATTTGATAAAGTCGAAATCGTTCGTGTAGAACATCCTGATAAATCGTATGAAGCTTTAGACGGAATGGTAGAACATGTAAAAAGTATTTTGCAGGAACTGAAATTACCGTACCGTATTTTGCGTCTTTGTGGCGGAGATATGGGATTCACTTCTGCTTTGACTTATGATTTCGAAGTTTTTTCTACGGCGCAAGATCGTTGGTTAGAAATCAGTTCGGTTTCTAACTTTGAGACTTTTCAAGCGAATCGTTTGAAATTGCGTTTCAAAGATAAGGACGGAAAAAACCAATTGGCACACACCCTTAACGGAAGTGCATTGGCTTTGCCAAGAGTTTTGGCGGGAATTTTAGAAAATTACCAAACTCCAGAAGGGATTGTAATTCCTGAGGTTTTACGTCCGTATTGTGGGTTTGATATTATAGACTAA
- a CDS encoding TM2 domain-containing protein: MENSKQEAWNNPQPVYRDNKKLPAGILAILLGPFGIHKFLLGYTSEGIIWLIISLCTCGTVTAILGLIEGVIYLTKSDEEFYQTYQVGKKGWF; the protein is encoded by the coding sequence ATGGAAAATTCAAAACAAGAAGCATGGAATAATCCCCAGCCAGTTTACCGGGATAATAAAAAATTACCAGCCGGTATTTTGGCCATACTTTTAGGTCCATTCGGTATTCATAAATTTCTTTTAGGCTATACGTCGGAAGGAATAATATGGTTAATCATCAGTCTTTGTACCTGTGGAACGGTAACCGCTATATTAGGTCTTATTGAAGGAGTAATATATTTAACAAAATCAGACGAAGAGTTTTACCAGACCTATCAGGTTGGTAAAAAAGGCTGGTTTTAA
- the rsmA gene encoding 16S rRNA (adenine(1518)-N(6)/adenine(1519)-N(6))-dimethyltransferase RsmA, protein MEKVKAKKHLGQHFLKDESIAKDIADTLNLEGYDDILEIGPGMGVLTKYLLDKPINTYVIEIDPESVTYLDENYPKLKDKIISKDFLKYNINEIFEGKQFAIIGNFPYNISTQIVFRALEYRNQIPEFAGMFQKEVAQRICEKKGTKAYGILSVLVQAFYDAEYLFTVDENVFIPPPKVKSGVLRLRRKKDYSLPCGEKLFFTVVKTAFQQRRKTLRNSLKTLNLSDKLREDPVFDLRPEQLNVEQFIELTQKIEADGV, encoded by the coding sequence ATGGAAAAAGTAAAAGCCAAAAAACACCTCGGACAACATTTCTTGAAAGATGAAAGCATCGCTAAGGATATTGCCGACACTTTGAATCTAGAAGGATACGATGATATATTGGAAATAGGACCGGGAATGGGTGTTTTGACGAAATATTTATTGGACAAGCCAATCAATACTTACGTTATAGAAATCGATCCGGAATCAGTGACTTATTTAGATGAAAATTATCCAAAATTAAAGGATAAAATCATTTCTAAAGATTTCTTGAAATACAACATCAACGAAATTTTTGAAGGAAAGCAATTCGCAATAATTGGGAATTTCCCTTATAACATTTCGACTCAAATTGTATTTAGAGCGTTGGAATATCGCAATCAAATTCCGGAATTTGCCGGAATGTTCCAGAAAGAAGTGGCGCAGCGTATTTGTGAAAAAAAGGGAACTAAAGCGTATGGGATTTTATCGGTTTTAGTTCAGGCATTTTATGACGCTGAATATTTATTTACGGTGGATGAAAATGTTTTTATACCGCCACCAAAAGTAAAATCAGGGGTTTTGCGTTTGCGTAGAAAGAAGGATTACAGTTTACCTTGTGGCGAAAAATTATTTTTCACGGTGGTTAAAACTGCTTTTCAACAACGCAGAAAGACTTTGCGTAACAGTTTAAAAACCTTAAATTTGTCAGATAAACTGAGAGAAGACCCTGTTTTTGATCTTCGACCAGAACAACTTAATGTAGAACAGTTCATAGAACTTACCCAAAAAATAGAAGCCGATGGAGTTTAA
- the proC gene encoding pyrroline-5-carboxylate reductase, with protein MKIHIIGGGNLGVAIAKGLSKFSQGNQITITRRNTTSILYLEELGVTVSTDNKHEIQDADIIILTIKPYQVETVLTEILPVISNKVIASAVSGLSIENLQNKIGASNSAIRIMPNIASQFGASATCIAFHEKDKEKVQNVVALFQDLGTAPIIDEKLMDAATVLAASGTAFALRYIRASMQAGIEIGFDWQTALAISAQTVKGAAEMIMEEQIHPEQLIDRVTTPQGCTIAGLNEMEMHGFSSSLIRGIKTSLKQIKG; from the coding sequence ATGAAAATTCACATAATTGGCGGAGGTAACCTAGGTGTCGCTATTGCAAAAGGATTGTCGAAATTTTCGCAAGGAAATCAAATCACCATAACCCGAAGAAATACAACGAGCATTCTTTATTTAGAGGAATTAGGCGTAACGGTTTCCACAGATAATAAACATGAAATTCAAGATGCAGATATTATTATTCTTACCATAAAACCGTATCAGGTAGAGACCGTTTTAACCGAAATCCTTCCTGTGATTTCTAATAAAGTAATCGCTTCGGCGGTGAGTGGATTGTCTATTGAAAATTTACAAAATAAGATAGGTGCTTCGAATAGCGCTATCCGAATCATGCCGAATATCGCATCACAATTTGGCGCATCGGCAACCTGTATTGCTTTTCATGAAAAAGACAAAGAGAAAGTGCAAAACGTGGTAGCTCTTTTCCAAGATTTAGGAACCGCTCCTATTATTGACGAGAAATTGATGGATGCGGCAACGGTTCTTGCGGCCAGCGGAACGGCTTTTGCCTTGCGTTACATTCGGGCGTCGATGCAAGCCGGAATCGAAATAGGATTTGACTGGCAAACTGCACTAGCCATTTCAGCACAAACCGTAAAAGGTGCTGCTGAAATGATTATGGAAGAACAAATTCACCCAGAACAATTAATTGATCGTGTCACCACGCCACAAGGCTGCACCATCGCGGGATTGAACGAAATGGAAATGCACGGCTTCAGTTCATCCTTGATACGAGGAATCAAAACTTCTTTGAAGCAAATAAAAGGATAG
- a CDS encoding DUF4286 family protein yields MIIYNVTTNIHESVHDQWMIWMQHKHIPEILATGKFSSARMVRVLIEEEMGGVTYSVQYTTDSKETLEKYYLEDAPGFREEGSRLFGDKMLAFRTELELISDY; encoded by the coding sequence ATGATAATATACAATGTTACCACAAACATACATGAAAGCGTTCACGATCAATGGATGATTTGGATGCAACACAAACACATTCCTGAAATTCTGGCTACGGGGAAATTCTCATCGGCAAGAATGGTTAGGGTTTTAATTGAAGAAGAAATGGGAGGAGTAACCTATTCAGTTCAGTATACCACGGACAGTAAGGAAACTTTGGAGAAATATTATCTGGAAGATGCACCAGGTTTTCGTGAAGAAGGTTCGCGATTATTTGGAGACAAAATGCTTGCTTTTAGAACGGAATTGGAATTGATTTCGGATTATTAG